One window of the Candidatus Dependentiae bacterium genome contains the following:
- a CDS encoding ankyrin repeat domain-containing protein, which yields MKKHLFILILLSVCYSHCMEKVPEQSNLIFSQLYELNKALLAAPSPDEAQTLLDQGACIHARDVNLNTPLHHAALKENISLVSFLLEHNANPNICNHSQEPPLFIALDKGCIDIAQQLITHKARIDAVDRHYNIILHPTAASGNANALTYICNMLQEQHLLSDMINTPNVVGQTPLHIAAQYNYATILRILHAYHANLDIQDNSHKTPLYLAAENGHEESATCLLELGANPDHTKLSPLHITLINHHSAIARQLIIHGANVNAWVAETTPLRCAVEHSRDLVSLLLQYGADPNLGRPIDIVIQCDEINVVQQLAQAGADLDYTLHRAIDYNAQKTIIWLVENQLVDINQRLPEYPYYQPLYIAIRNGNVPIATLLLMYNACVTPINEYLSALRDIRDEATILSMTALLKQRGIDLTHTFTQHNRNTLLHIAAQKGLYKVAQQLVDDGASIIAVNARGFIPYNYVSPQHANYTQLESLLRPPAIFKPASWAVRLVAWLKLSPSDEASEQEQEMSIIIRDDD from the coding sequence ATGAAAAAACATTTATTTATACTCATTCTGCTGAGCGTTTGTTATTCTCATTGCATGGAAAAAGTGCCAGAGCAATCAAACCTTATTTTTTCACAATTATATGAACTTAATAAAGCATTGCTAGCTGCTCCATCACCAGATGAAGCACAAACATTACTTGATCAAGGCGCATGCATACACGCACGAGATGTCAATTTGAATACACCTCTACATCATGCAGCCTTAAAGGAAAATATATCTTTAGTATCTTTTTTGCTTGAACACAATGCAAACCCAAATATATGCAACCACTCTCAAGAACCACCTCTGTTTATTGCATTAGATAAAGGGTGTATAGACATAGCACAACAATTAATTACTCATAAGGCCCGCATTGACGCAGTTGATCGTCACTACAACATTATTCTACATCCGACGGCTGCGAGTGGAAATGCCAATGCACTAACGTATATATGTAATATGTTACAGGAACAACATCTATTGTCTGACATGATTAATACACCAAATGTAGTTGGCCAAACACCTCTTCATATAGCAGCGCAATACAATTATGCTACTATATTAAGGATTTTACATGCCTATCATGCAAATCTAGATATACAAGATAACTCTCATAAAACACCTCTTTATCTAGCAGCTGAAAATGGCCATGAAGAAAGTGCAACATGTTTATTAGAACTGGGTGCCAATCCGGATCACACAAAACTATCCCCTCTGCATATTACATTGATTAACCATCATAGTGCTATTGCTCGGCAGCTGATTATTCATGGTGCAAATGTTAATGCATGGGTAGCCGAAACTACTCCATTGCGATGTGCGGTAGAGCATAGTCGCGATCTGGTATCATTATTATTGCAATATGGTGCGGATCCAAACCTCGGGCGCCCTATTGATATAGTAATACAATGTGATGAAATTAATGTAGTACAACAATTGGCACAAGCCGGTGCTGATTTAGATTATACCCTACATAGAGCAATTGATTACAACGCACAAAAAACAATTATCTGGTTAGTAGAAAATCAATTAGTAGATATTAATCAACGCTTGCCTGAGTACCCATACTACCAACCATTATATATTGCAATACGCAACGGCAATGTTCCTATTGCCACATTATTGCTCATGTATAATGCTTGTGTAACGCCAATTAATGAGTACCTTTCAGCACTCAGAGACATTCGTGATGAAGCTACCATACTTAGCATGACTGCCCTACTCAAACAGCGAGGCATTGACCTTACGCATACGTTTACACAACACAACCGTAATACTTTATTGCACATTGCTGCACAAAAAGGGTTATATAAAGTGGCTCAACAACTAGTAGATGACGGTGCCTCAATTATTGCCGTCAACGCACGAGGTTTTATACCCTATAACTATGTATCACCTCAGCACGCAAATTATACTCAGTTAGAATCATTACTCAGACCACCGGCAATTTTTAAGCCAGCATCATGGGCCGTTCGTCTGGTAGCATGGCTAAAATTATCTCCCTCAGATGAAGCATCGGAACAAGAGCAAGAAATGAGTATAATAATACGGGATGATGATTGA
- the wecB gene encoding UDP-N-acetylglucosamine 2-epimerase (non-hydrolyzing) — protein sequence MLCLSLVCIILYDIQGDIVRAHPIVMIIGTRPEGIKMAPVYHALKRAGVPVVVVSTMQHDQLLTDVLDLFDITPDIQLHTMRLGQDLFYITQSILQKTKEIFTDIRPSLVLVQGDTTSSMAAALAAFYLHIPVGHVEAGLRTDDVHAPFPEEMNRRIISIVSAYHFAPTASAVANVLAHGARRDQVFCTGNTVVDALHLIREKIKTNVVTIREDIASRVMHSKEQGKKIMVLTMHRRESFDGGIERVLTTIKSILQNNPELFCFYPYHPNPNVINAVLASQLSEVENMYMCEALSYKDMVYLLDHADLVLTDSGGIQEEAVSLSKPVFVLREKTERMEGVLTGLAHVVGTDGTKIKQYIEKVIQEDFLSLPFASQTYGDGYAAEKIVSILQAKYGSLFEQSDAYIVPQDQVVQSYMTTKDTDMKRVCMLGLGYIGLPTAIVLAEHNYIVVGVDIDINRVKKINSGDPVIHEPEIYEKLHVVQGAGRFRATTTAESADYFIIAVPTPFTEDKKADLSYVWHAVDMIAKVLQKGNVVILESTVPVGCTQQLAQRLAEKTGKIAGKDFYVAHCPERVLPGNIFYELVHNNRVIGGINQTSVKKAKQLYEQFVTGSLYLTDDKTAEMVKLLENSSRDVEIAFAHQAASMARAAGLDPYRVIELANKHPRVNILRPTSGVGGHCIAVDPWFLIETFPEHTQLLHAARMVNDARPQEVIAQINQMLDAWKTQNTRPCTVALFGLTYKANVDDLRESPALYIAQTMINDDSVSWLICEPHVNPKYLPTTIRSYATDVSLALAKTDIAVFLVGHDRFKAIDRKLLAKKRVLDVCGLFYEQTKQADHGLQFWPARGVMDFFITNQVGDEGYEQEI from the coding sequence ATGTTATGTTTATCCCTTGTTTGCATTATTTTATATGACATACAAGGAGATATAGTGCGTGCACACCCTATAGTAATGATCATAGGTACCCGTCCAGAAGGCATAAAAATGGCACCTGTATATCACGCTCTCAAGCGTGCGGGTGTGCCAGTAGTTGTTGTATCTACAATGCAACATGACCAGTTGCTAACAGATGTTTTGGATTTATTTGATATCACTCCTGATATTCAATTGCATACAATGCGGTTGGGCCAAGATCTGTTTTATATCACGCAATCAATTTTGCAAAAAACGAAAGAAATTTTTACGGACATTAGACCATCATTAGTGTTAGTTCAGGGTGATACTACCTCATCTATGGCCGCAGCTCTTGCGGCATTTTATTTACATATTCCGGTTGGGCATGTAGAAGCTGGACTGCGTACCGATGATGTACATGCACCATTTCCTGAAGAAATGAATAGACGCATTATTAGTATTGTTTCTGCGTATCATTTTGCACCGACAGCGAGTGCTGTTGCTAATGTGTTGGCGCATGGTGCGCGTAGAGACCAGGTTTTTTGTACCGGCAATACGGTAGTAGATGCATTGCACCTGATACGTGAGAAAATAAAAACGAATGTAGTAACCATTCGTGAAGATATAGCTAGTCGTGTAATGCACAGCAAAGAACAGGGTAAAAAAATCATGGTTTTGACGATGCATCGTCGTGAATCATTTGATGGTGGCATTGAGCGCGTACTTACTACTATAAAAAGTATATTGCAGAATAATCCTGAATTATTTTGTTTCTATCCATATCACCCGAATCCCAATGTAATAAACGCCGTACTAGCAAGCCAATTAAGTGAGGTAGAAAATATGTATATGTGTGAAGCACTTTCATACAAAGATATGGTATATCTACTTGACCATGCTGATCTCGTATTGACTGATTCAGGAGGGATTCAGGAAGAGGCCGTTAGTTTATCAAAACCAGTTTTTGTACTACGAGAAAAAACTGAACGTATGGAAGGTGTGCTCACCGGGCTTGCACATGTGGTTGGGACAGATGGAACAAAAATAAAACAATATATCGAAAAAGTTATTCAAGAAGATTTTTTGAGTTTACCTTTTGCATCGCAAACCTACGGTGATGGCTATGCAGCTGAAAAAATCGTTTCTATTTTACAAGCTAAATACGGGTCTTTGTTTGAACAGTCAGATGCTTATATAGTACCTCAAGATCAGGTTGTTCAATCATATATGACCACAAAGGATACAGATATGAAGCGCGTGTGTATGTTGGGTCTTGGTTATATTGGATTGCCTACAGCAATTGTACTTGCAGAACATAATTATATCGTCGTTGGTGTTGATATTGATATTAACCGTGTGAAAAAAATTAATAGTGGCGATCCGGTAATTCATGAACCGGAAATTTATGAAAAACTACATGTTGTGCAAGGTGCAGGCAGGTTCCGTGCAACTACTACTGCTGAATCGGCTGATTATTTTATAATTGCGGTGCCTACGCCCTTTACTGAAGATAAAAAGGCGGATTTGTCATATGTTTGGCATGCGGTAGATATGATTGCAAAGGTATTGCAAAAAGGGAATGTTGTTATTTTGGAATCTACCGTTCCTGTTGGCTGTACGCAACAACTTGCTCAACGACTTGCAGAAAAAACTGGTAAAATAGCAGGAAAAGATTTTTATGTAGCACACTGTCCTGAACGTGTACTACCAGGTAATATTTTTTATGAGCTTGTGCATAATAACCGTGTAATTGGTGGTATTAACCAAACTTCAGTAAAGAAAGCAAAACAACTGTATGAACAGTTTGTAACTGGTTCTTTATACTTGACTGATGATAAAACTGCTGAAATGGTAAAACTATTGGAAAATAGTTCACGTGATGTAGAAATTGCATTTGCTCATCAAGCTGCATCTATGGCACGAGCAGCAGGTCTTGATCCTTATCGTGTTATTGAGCTTGCCAACAAACATCCGCGTGTTAATATTTTACGACCGACCTCTGGCGTTGGTGGCCATTGCATTGCTGTTGATCCATGGTTCTTGATTGAAACATTTCCAGAACATACACAGTTATTACATGCAGCTCGTATGGTCAATGATGCGCGACCACAAGAGGTTATTGCGCAGATTAATCAGATGTTAGATGCTTGGAAAACGCAGAATACACGCCCATGTACCGTGGCCTTATTTGGACTCACGTACAAAGCAAATGTTGATGATTTACGTGAATCGCCAGCATTGTACATAGCACAAACTATGATTAATGATGATTCAGTTTCTTGGCTTATATGTGAACCGCATGTAAATCCAAAATATTTACCTACAACGATCAGATCATATGCAACCGATGTATCTCTTGCTCTTGCTAAAACCGATATTGCCGTATTCTTAGTAGGACATGATCGTTTTAAAGCTATTGATCGTAAGCTGTTAGCAAAAAAACGTGTTCTTGATGTATGTGGTTTGTTTTATGAACAAACTAAACAAGCAGATCATGGTTTGCAGTTTTGGCCAGCACGTGGTGTAATGGATTTTTTTATTACGAATCAAGTAGGAGATGAAGGATACGAGCAAGAAATATAG
- the gmd gene encoding GDP-mannose 4,6-dehydratase, whose amino-acid sequence MKRALITGITGQDGAYLAEFLLAKGYQVHGIKRRSSSFNTARIDHLYQDRYVHGRQRFFLHYGDVTDATNIIRVVQEVQPDEIYNLAAQSHVAVSFETPEYTAQSDALGTLRILEAIRILGLANKVKFYQASTSELYGKVLEMPQKETTPFYPRSPYAAAKLYAYWITVNYREAYNIFACNGILFNHESPIRGETFVTRKITRAVARIKYGLQDCLYVGNLDAKRDWGHAQDYVEAMWLMLQHHCPEDFVIASGQNHSVREFIELAFKEIGVDIVWQGVGLQESGFDRKTKKPLIKIDPCYFRPTEVDALLGDATKAYQLLGWKPRISFNELVKIMVAADCAYFDNQTGEQKKIHTPSSYIHHIQY is encoded by the coding sequence GTGAAGCGTGCATTAATTACTGGTATAACTGGGCAAGACGGTGCGTATTTAGCAGAATTTCTATTGGCAAAAGGATATCAAGTACATGGTATTAAGCGCCGTTCATCTTCATTTAACACCGCGCGTATTGATCATCTGTACCAAGATAGGTACGTTCATGGTAGGCAAAGATTTTTCTTACACTATGGTGATGTTACTGATGCAACTAATATCATTCGAGTTGTGCAAGAAGTGCAACCCGATGAGATTTATAATTTAGCTGCGCAAAGCCATGTTGCAGTTTCATTTGAAACACCTGAATATACTGCACAATCAGATGCGCTTGGTACGCTGCGTATATTGGAAGCCATACGGATTTTAGGTCTTGCGAACAAAGTTAAATTTTATCAGGCATCAACTAGTGAATTATATGGCAAAGTATTAGAGATGCCACAAAAAGAAACAACACCATTTTATCCTCGTTCACCCTATGCAGCCGCAAAATTATATGCGTATTGGATTACGGTGAATTACCGTGAAGCATACAATATATTTGCTTGTAATGGCATTTTATTTAATCATGAGTCCCCTATCCGTGGTGAAACGTTTGTGACTAGAAAAATTACACGAGCAGTTGCACGTATTAAGTATGGACTACAAGATTGTCTATATGTTGGTAACTTGGATGCAAAACGTGACTGGGGACATGCGCAGGATTATGTTGAAGCAATGTGGCTTATGTTACAACATCATTGTCCGGAAGACTTTGTTATTGCTAGTGGTCAAAATCATTCGGTCAGGGAATTTATAGAATTGGCATTTAAAGAAATTGGTGTGGATATTGTGTGGCAAGGTGTGGGACTACAAGAAAGTGGTTTTGATCGCAAAACAAAAAAGCCATTGATAAAAATAGATCCATGCTATTTCAGGCCAACAGAAGTGGATGCATTGCTTGGTGATGCCACCAAAGCGTATCAACTTCTTGGATGGAAGCCCCGCATATCATTTAATGAGTTAGTAAAAATAATGGTAGCAGCAGATTGTGCATATTTTGATAATCAAACAGGAGAACAAAAAAAAATTCATACACCTTCGTCATATATACATCACATACAGTATTAA
- a CDS encoding ankyrin repeat domain-containing protein: MKKRYLLLYLTILASNLSVFSMEKETLVRLPNELLAHIGTLVQAGDQGIKDLQNFSSICHKIEKTVSLSLTQAEKNALLYDMVIKRNPAGVYKALEIGAHISANKTLLHQAIRQAHQVKEKKILRKTKKYTHINDLAIIMALIPNTSNLNKKDHTRNGNGNTPLHIAAERELLDVATLLLSNGANPNKQNNDGKTAAHIWPTSYKFVELLQSYHANLDIADNNGDRAADIYIDILGLL, translated from the coding sequence ATGAAAAAAAGATACTTGTTATTATATCTGACTATACTAGCGTCTAACCTGTCTGTGTTTTCTATGGAAAAAGAAACACTTGTACGCCTGCCCAATGAACTACTGGCCCATATAGGTACCTTGGTACAAGCAGGAGACCAGGGGATAAAAGACCTACAAAATTTCAGTAGTATATGTCACAAAATAGAAAAAACAGTTTCTCTCTCTTTAACACAAGCAGAAAAAAATGCGCTACTTTATGATATGGTTATCAAGCGTAATCCTGCCGGTGTATACAAGGCACTAGAAATTGGTGCACATATATCTGCCAATAAAACATTGTTACACCAGGCTATTAGACAAGCACACCAAGTAAAAGAAAAAAAGATATTACGAAAAACAAAAAAATATACGCATATTAATGATTTGGCAATTATCATGGCGCTTATACCAAATACTAGTAATCTTAATAAAAAAGATCACACGAGAAATGGTAATGGTAACACACCTCTGCATATTGCAGCAGAGCGAGAACTTCTAGATGTTGCTACATTACTACTAAGCAATGGCGCAAATCCAAACAAACAAAATAATGATGGCAAAACAGCAGCACATATATGGCCAACTAGTTATAAATTTGTGGAACTGTTACAAAGCTACCATGCAAATCTAGATATAGCAGACAATAATGGTGATAGGGCAGCTGATATATACATAGATATTTTAGGATTATTATAA
- a CDS encoding HIT domain-containing protein, with the protein MNHLYAPWRSEYSASVAHAKLETTTEKDCVFCNHLQDNADEKHFILKRFKHTFVLLNRYPYNAGHLLILPYQHIATLPELSLEARTELMEVAAHCYTIVKQVLSADGVNMGINFGKAAGAGIPAHLHQHVLPRWFGDTNFLPTLSDTKQISFDLNEVYKKLKPSFEDIKITLL; encoded by the coding sequence ATGAACCATTTATACGCGCCTTGGCGCAGTGAATACTCTGCAAGCGTAGCACATGCAAAACTTGAAACAACAACTGAAAAAGATTGTGTTTTTTGTAACCACCTACAAGACAATGCTGACGAGAAACATTTTATTCTCAAACGCTTTAAGCATACCTTTGTATTACTCAATCGCTATCCTTATAATGCTGGCCACTTGCTGATTCTGCCTTATCAACATATTGCTACACTACCAGAACTATCGCTTGAAGCACGCACTGAGTTAATGGAAGTTGCAGCGCACTGTTATACCATAGTCAAACAAGTACTTAGCGCTGATGGGGTAAACATGGGAATTAATTTTGGCAAAGCTGCTGGTGCTGGCATTCCAGCTCACCTACACCAGCACGTATTACCGCGGTGGTTTGGAGATACTAACTTCTTGCCAACACTGTCTGATACTAAACAAATATCATTTGATTTAAACGAAGTATATAAAAAACTTAAACCATCATTTGAAGATATTAAGATTACACTCCTGTAA
- a CDS encoding GDP-L-fucose synthase: MQLNDKIYIAGHRGLVGSAIVRGLQERGYTHLITRTHHELDLRNQQAVDTFFATEKPDYVFLAAAKVGGIWANWTYPAEFSYDNLMIQCNIIHAAYKHGVKKLLFLGSSCIYPRDCPQPIKEEYLLSSALEETNKSYAVAKIAGIDMCHAYNKQYGTKFICCMPTNLYGPFDNYHPENSHVFPALIRKIYTAKQTGQKEVVIWGTGAPMREFLYVDDLADASIFLMQNYDGNEIVNIGTGKDITIRGLAELMKDVISYEGTFVYDTTKPDGTPRKLLDVNRLNSLGWQAPTSLRTGIEKTVAWCEEHNIFA, encoded by the coding sequence ATGCAATTGAATGATAAAATCTACATAGCAGGACATCGCGGTTTAGTTGGTTCTGCAATTGTGCGTGGCTTGCAAGAACGAGGATATACGCATTTAATTACACGTACACATCATGAACTTGATTTACGCAATCAACAGGCAGTCGATACGTTTTTTGCAACGGAAAAACCTGATTATGTATTTTTAGCTGCTGCAAAAGTGGGTGGTATTTGGGCCAATTGGACCTATCCGGCTGAATTTTCATACGATAATCTGATGATTCAATGTAATATTATTCACGCAGCATATAAACATGGGGTAAAAAAATTATTATTTTTAGGTTCGTCTTGTATTTACCCACGCGATTGTCCGCAGCCAATTAAAGAAGAGTATTTGCTGAGTAGTGCATTAGAAGAAACAAATAAATCGTATGCCGTTGCCAAGATCGCCGGCATTGATATGTGTCATGCATATAATAAACAGTATGGTACCAAGTTTATTTGCTGTATGCCAACCAACTTGTATGGGCCTTTTGATAATTACCATCCAGAAAATTCACATGTGTTTCCTGCTTTAATTAGAAAGATTTATACGGCAAAACAAACTGGCCAAAAAGAAGTAGTAATCTGGGGTACTGGTGCACCAATGCGTGAGTTTTTGTATGTTGATGACCTGGCCGATGCATCTATATTTTTAATGCAAAATTATGATGGTAATGAGATCGTCAATATTGGTACCGGTAAAGATATTACTATTCGTGGGCTGGCTGAATTAATGAAGGATGTAATTAGTTATGAAGGTACCTTTGTCTATGACACAACTAAGCCGGATGGTACGCCACGTAAATTACTTGATGTAAATCGCTTGAATAGTTTGGGCTGGCAGGCGCCTACTTCATTGCGTACAGGCATAGAAAAAACGGTGGCATGGTGCGAAGAACACAATATTTTTGCATAG
- a CDS encoding mannose-1-phosphate guanylyltransferase, with product MKKWVSMCVALFSCMIPIANEAVMNIAQSKDVYFVLLAGGNGERLWPLSRQEKPKQLLTVVGEKTLLEQALERVMPLAYSKENIWVSTTPHHVLSIKSCLAGQAGKIIVEPGLRDTGPAILYCCLELYEQNPNAIVVFLAADAFIPKDNYGKFQHTLVRGISFAQHNDAIVLFGVKPTFPATGYGYIEYDNHNLDMATGTFKVVCFHEKPSQAVAQYYMDLENMLWNIGMFGGKILTFIREFERLAPDIFYGVKNAFEGTGSYNEVKKNSIDYAVLEHSSRVWVVPTDINWCDVGNIGVLLGLQKEHNALSANTIALKAHNNLVHSNTLAVLIGVDDLCVVQTDDVLLITKKEDAERVKTIVSQLKEQDNLAGYL from the coding sequence ATGAAGAAGTGGGTGAGTATGTGTGTAGCGTTATTCAGCTGCATGATACCTATAGCAAATGAGGCAGTAATGAATATAGCGCAAAGTAAGGACGTATATTTTGTATTACTTGCAGGTGGCAATGGCGAGCGATTGTGGCCATTAAGTCGTCAAGAAAAACCCAAACAATTGTTAACGGTGGTAGGTGAAAAGACATTGCTTGAACAAGCACTTGAACGTGTAATGCCATTGGCCTATAGCAAGGAAAACATTTGGGTAAGTACTACACCTCACCATGTGCTTTCAATAAAATCATGTTTGGCTGGTCAAGCGGGTAAAATTATTGTAGAACCGGGATTGCGCGATACCGGTCCGGCTATTTTGTACTGTTGTTTGGAATTGTATGAACAAAATCCCAATGCGATTGTTGTTTTTTTAGCAGCTGATGCATTTATTCCAAAGGACAATTATGGTAAATTTCAACATACGCTGGTGCGTGGCATTTCCTTTGCGCAGCACAATGATGCAATTGTTCTATTTGGGGTAAAACCAACATTTCCTGCAACGGGATATGGATACATAGAATATGACAATCATAATTTAGATATGGCGACTGGCACATTTAAGGTAGTTTGCTTTCATGAAAAACCTTCGCAAGCAGTGGCGCAATATTATATGGATCTTGAGAACATGCTCTGGAATATTGGTATGTTTGGCGGCAAAATATTAACATTTATTAGAGAGTTTGAGCGCTTGGCTCCGGATATTTTTTATGGTGTAAAAAATGCATTTGAAGGTACCGGTTCATACAACGAAGTCAAAAAAAATTCTATAGATTATGCGGTATTGGAGCATTCATCACGCGTATGGGTGGTGCCGACAGATATTAATTGGTGTGATGTTGGTAATATTGGTGTTTTGCTTGGCTTGCAAAAAGAACACAATGCGCTGTCAGCAAATACCATTGCACTCAAAGCGCATAATAATTTAGTGCATTCCAATACGCTTGCTGTATTGATAGGGGTGGATGATTTATGTGTAGTACAAACTGACGATGTACTGCTTATTACCAAAAAAGAAGATGCAGAACGTGTCAAAACAATTGTGAGCCAATTAAAAGAACAAGATAATTTAGCTGGATATTTATAG
- a CDS encoding glycosyltransferase family 2 protein: protein MKRWMLSLVLLGALVIGYATLMPTSKSIVVVIPSYNNAHWYEKNLSRLFSQTYKNWRAIYIDDCSTDGTADLVEQYIKKQGQSHRVRLIKNETNKGALANIYHAVYSCADRDIIVLLDGDDWFHTDEALSIVAKAYEDESVWMTYGQFVEYPYGKKGFCCPIPREVIEKNAYRNYTWITSHLRTFYTWLFKKIKTEDLMYNGDFFSVTWDMAIVFPLLEMAGGRCKFIPEVLYEYNMATPLNDFKTKLQLQQHCNRLIRQRPRYAPLKEPALRTPHVDEWWKRA, encoded by the coding sequence ATGAAACGATGGATGTTGAGCTTGGTATTATTGGGTGCTCTAGTAATAGGATATGCCACCTTAATGCCAACAAGTAAATCAATTGTAGTGGTAATACCTTCATATAATAATGCTCATTGGTATGAGAAAAATTTATCACGGCTATTTTCTCAAACGTACAAAAATTGGCGCGCAATTTATATTGATGATTGCTCAACTGATGGCACAGCAGATTTGGTTGAACAGTATATAAAAAAACAAGGGCAATCACACCGGGTACGACTTATTAAAAATGAAACAAATAAAGGTGCACTTGCAAACATATATCATGCAGTTTACTCATGTGCAGATCGAGACATTATTGTATTATTGGATGGCGATGACTGGTTCCACACTGATGAAGCTCTGAGTATTGTTGCCAAAGCATATGAAGATGAATCTGTTTGGATGACATATGGCCAGTTTGTTGAATATCCGTATGGCAAAAAAGGTTTTTGTTGTCCAATACCTCGTGAGGTTATTGAGAAAAATGCATATCGTAATTATACCTGGATCACTTCACATTTACGTACATTTTATACATGGTTATTCAAAAAAATAAAAACCGAAGACTTAATGTATAATGGTGACTTTTTCAGTGTTACATGGGATATGGCGATTGTATTCCCACTGCTTGAAATGGCAGGAGGGCGTTGTAAGTTTATTCCTGAAGTTTTGTATGAATACAATATGGCAACTCCATTGAATGATTTTAAAACAAAGTTGCAATTGCAGCAGCATTGCAATCGTTTAATTCGTCAGCGTCCACGTTATGCTCCATTAAAAGAACCGGCACTCCGAACGCCGCACGTTGATGAGTGGTGGAAACGAGCATAA
- the gmd gene encoding GDP-mannose 4,6-dehydratase — translation MKRLNTWVAWCSIFVISAYASASVGKKALIFGVTGQDGAYLSELLLNKGYIVHGVKRRASLINNTRRIDHLYQDPHIIESKRFVLHYGDVTDLCTVTRLIQTIQPDEVYNLAAQSHVQVSFELPLYTAEVDAVGVLNILEAIRLAGLEKTTRFYQASSSEMYGKVLEIPQTEDTPFNPRSPYAVAKVYGFWITKNYREAYGIFACNGILFNHESPLRAETFVTRKIARAVSRIKCGLQNTLYLGNLDAKRDWGHARDYVEAMWLMLQHDEPHDWVIATGENHSVREFVELAFDIVGIHITWEGQGLEEVGRDTMTGEIVVAIDARYFRPTEVDALIGNAHKAQELLGWVPKTSFKELVTEMMQAEMQIARRNAALLNG, via the coding sequence ATGAAGCGTCTGAATACGTGGGTAGCATGGTGCAGTATTTTTGTGATATCTGCTTATGCAAGTGCATCTGTGGGTAAAAAAGCTCTTATTTTTGGGGTAACTGGTCAAGATGGTGCTTATTTATCTGAATTATTATTGAATAAAGGCTATATAGTTCATGGCGTCAAACGACGTGCGTCATTGATTAATAACACGCGACGTATTGATCATTTGTACCAAGACCCACATATTATTGAGTCAAAACGTTTTGTATTGCATTATGGCGATGTTACTGATTTATGTACTGTTACTCGCTTGATTCAAACCATACAACCCGATGAAGTATATAATTTAGCAGCGCAAAGCCATGTGCAAGTTTCTTTTGAATTACCATTGTACACCGCAGAAGTTGATGCAGTGGGCGTACTTAACATTTTGGAAGCAATACGTTTGGCTGGCTTAGAGAAAACTACCAGGTTTTATCAGGCATCCAGTAGCGAAATGTATGGTAAAGTACTTGAAATACCACAAACCGAAGATACACCATTTAATCCACGTTCTCCGTATGCTGTTGCAAAAGTATATGGATTTTGGATTACCAAAAACTATCGTGAAGCATATGGCATCTTTGCATGTAATGGAATTCTATTCAATCATGAATCACCATTACGTGCAGAAACGTTTGTGACCAGAAAAATTGCACGGGCAGTTTCACGTATCAAATGCGGTTTGCAAAATACGCTCTATTTAGGAAATCTTGATGCCAAACGTGATTGGGGGCATGCGCGTGATTATGTAGAAGCAATGTGGCTCATGCTCCAGCATGATGAACCGCATGATTGGGTGATTGCTACGGGTGAAAATCATTCGGTGCGTGAATTTGTAGAGCTTGCTTTTGACATAGTGGGTATACACATTACATGGGAAGGTCAAGGGCTTGAGGAAGTCGGGCGTGATACAATGACCGGCGAAATTGTAGTTGCAATAGACGCACGCTACTTCAGGCCAACGGAAGTTGATGCGTTAATTGGCAATGCACACAAAGCGCAAGAACTGCTTGGATGGGTACCAAAAACAAGTTTTAAAGAGTTGGTTACAGAAATGATGCAAGCAGAAATGCAGATAGCTCGTAGAAATGCTGCATTACTTAATGGATAA